Proteins encoded in a region of the Brevundimonas vesicularis genome:
- a CDS encoding YidB family protein: MGFLDNVVKGLGDDAAGGLSDLLKGQGGVGGLAEKFGQAGLGDVIGSWVGTGPNANISPEQITAVLGHGPIADIAAKMGVTPEQAGETLAGLLPEAIDRLTPGGQIDGADDLLGKLPGSLGDMIGGFLKR, from the coding sequence ATGGGCTTTCTGGACAATGTGGTGAAGGGTCTCGGCGACGACGCCGCAGGCGGTCTGAGCGACCTGCTCAAGGGGCAGGGCGGCGTCGGCGGCCTGGCGGAAAAGTTCGGTCAGGCGGGCCTAGGCGATGTCATCGGCTCCTGGGTCGGCACGGGGCCAAACGCCAACATTTCGCCCGAGCAGATCACGGCCGTCCTCGGCCACGGCCCCATCGCCGACATCGCCGCCAAGATGGGCGTGACCCCCGAACAGGCTGGCGAGACCCTGGCCGGTCTTCTGCCCGAAGCCATCGACCGCCTGACCCCTGGCGGTCAGATCGACGGCGCCGACGACCTGCTTGGCAAACTGCCGGGGAGCCTGGGCGACATGATCGGCGGTTTCCTGAAGCGCTGA
- a CDS encoding entericidin A/B family lipoprotein, producing MRKIITLSIVAAALAVSACNTIAGAGRDVSAAGSAVTQGANDAKN from the coding sequence ATGCGCAAGATCATCACCCTGTCCATCGTCGCCGCCGCTCTGGCCGTGTCGGCCTGCAACACCATCGCCGGCGCCGGCCGCGACGTCTCGGCCGCCGGTTCGGCCGTCACGCAAGGCGCGAACGACGCCAAGAACTAA